The following nucleotide sequence is from Paralichthys olivaceus isolate ysfri-2021 chromosome 22, ASM2471397v2, whole genome shotgun sequence.
TTTACGTTATCTGATGTGATTGTGTAGAAATGTACATACATGGTTTTACACATTTCTCACAGGCTGAGCAGTGTTTCCATTCACGACcatcctgcagacacagaaaagaaagtTTCATGGACTGCTTTTATTTGAGTAAGCAACATATAATGTATGCAAAGTGTTGGTTTTATACCTTGGATGGACAGACGTTGCATTTGGCACAGTGCTTGTTGAGGGACAAGACGTATCTCTGACACACAGAGCAAAATCTAataggaggaaggggaggatgcATGACTTTAACATAGAAAATATGAGCTGCACAATTTCAGAGCTGCGTACTGAACCTCGAAACTTGACTTAGTCTTAAAACTCTGCGGCTGTGTTTTCGTCTGGGCTGAGGGAGAGACGCCTGCGTTTCTGATTGGCTCTTATCAGTCACAGTGAAGGAAATCTGCTGCCCAGTGTAAGTGGATGGTTATGTGATGCATTTACTGGTCTTTTGATATGGACAGAGATTTTTTCAGATAGGACCATAGTCTGAACCaagcttcatgtctttgttccaTTGTTTACATTAAACCTGGTGaattttggtttcacattgtaatttcgGGAGCAGACTTAAGACTTTTATATGACATATTTATATGACACGTGAAAAGAGTGTGTTGATACCTGTAGCCCTCCTCTTTGGGCAGGACAACATCTTTGGGACAGATGTTGGTGAACAATCTAACAGGAGACTGCTTCCGGCCTGTCTTCCCATGTTTGTAGAGAGGATGATTGTCATAGTCCACCTGTTGAGAGACAAAATATTGTTCATAGTTCACAGAGACAAACCTTCTGAACAACCTGTTTAACAAGGTTTACACCTAATTTAATTTTACTTGTATCAGAAAATCTCTTAGGATGTGAGATTTGTCCATAAACAATCTACAGTTAAGCAATAAAGAACCAGCATCTAAGTATTTGGTTATTTTCCTAATTATAAGACTACACAGTATCCAACACTGCAGCTGTGATTTCAAAATCCCAAAGAGAGGCTCCATGCTTCCTGGGTCAATCTGAAGATCTTAACTCAGTCTGCCGATCACCTGTACCAGTCATTAAAACCTGTCGGTGTACCTGGTAGTCCAGCATGGTGAGAGAGGGGAGGCACTCTCGGATGCGAGGCTCAAAGAAATATGGGAAGATCCACATCATTGGCATGTCAGCATTACTgctctctgcacacacaaacacacatgtcagTAGAAACACTGGATTTAAATTTAGTATACTACACTgagatgtgacacacacactgagggaacATGCTAGAAAGGAATCTAAAGACTGTTCTGCAGAGGGTTCATATTTTATGATGTCATTAGGaagttaaatctgaaaaaaactaaTGTAACCCTGTTGTGAGTTGAATGGAATGGAATCTGACCCTTCGCCAACCTAGAAACCAGAGGCTTCCCGCCCCAAAGTCTTGTCCCTCGCCAGATTCtgaatattcacatgcagactATGTTTATAGAGACTAAAGTGACACTGACCAGagctctgcagcttcctccatGTCTGTGagatcagagagaagctgttgGCCAGAGGCTTCACCAGACCACCGAATGGAGGGTCAGCCACCATCACCACTTTCTCCTTGTCACACTCTTTGAGGAAGGCCTGCAGAACTGCACTGGAGGCCTGATAAGAGACAAACATTTAATGTGCAGGACTGGGAATGGAAATGACATGGAAAATAAGTGTTTAAACCTTTACCTCTCCACCAAAGAAGTGATGGTTGAACATGTTGTAGTGACAGAACTCATCCTGGCTGTAGAACTGGGCATATCTGAAACAGATGTTGATAAAAGACTTTGTCagaatcacatttattttgttgttgtgtccaAAAACACGAGGAAATCAGAATCGGCTctacgtgcacacacatttaGCAAACACACTCCAGATCAGAAGTGTGTATCTTGGTAACTAAAAGGTGTGCGATTGCAACCTGCAGGCTGAAGCTTGCAACACTGGGACACACCCTCTTTGTACCCTCGGCACACTCTTTACAGAAACAGACGAGAGACGGACAAGTAGATCTCAGGTaagaaaagctggaaaaaaaacacgtatgtgtagaatttagtctGGACGATGGATATAATACTTTTACAGCATAAGGAAGTCTAAAGGTTATTCTGCAGTAAACAACAAACTATGTGAAAACAAACTATGcgaaaaacttgttttcacagacTTTTCCCAAACCTGAAGGACAGGTTTTTCGCTGCAACAGCCAAAGCAAAACTAAAGACAAAATGCTTAAATAAAgtgcaaaatgacaaaatacttCAGCTTGAGGTTTAATGtacatttgttgttttactcttttctcagaaatgtcagaaaaacagTCGTTATCAGTTGGTAATGGACAGTCAACAACGGATCTCTCAGAGCAGAGAGGTGTCACAGTGCCCCGTGCAGGCGCCCGCAATGCACTGCAGGACGGACTGTGTCTGACGGACTGGACTCCACTGGAATCCAACAGTGACAGGGTAGTTCAGCCATTCCCACGCTCACCAAAACTACAGAGGAAGAAAGGCAAAGCTGGAAAGCCCTCCCAGGTAAACAGATGTGGTGAGGCGGAAATGATTCCAAGAATTCCATGTAAGGATGTGAAAAAACATCTGTGGCGAAGAGGTTCACGTTATCCTCAGCAAGAGCACAAAACAGGTTGAGCCCTTTTCTGGAGCATAGTCAGTTGTATAGCATGTTGAGAGAAATGGACTGAGAATAATGAGAAGGTTTGTTCCCCCCACGTGCACAGTTTTGAGTTCAGTGGGCTTGGAAGCTTCCGTTGTGTTCTGTACAACTTTCAGTGCATTTGCTTATGTCTTAGGTTGCAGTACATTGTTACCTCCACCAGTCgcgttatatatttttttcattttcatgagtAATGTGGCACACCTTGATGTTGGACTTTGACTCATACTAAAGACTAAGTCAGAACTAGGGATTTTTGTACAGTGGGAGAAATGTCAGCCATCTTTATACGCACAGTGTTTAATCAGGACAGCTCAACTCAAAATGTGTCTTGAGTGAAATTTAGGGGACTCACTAGATGCGACCTTTTAGTGGCAACCTTTTAAAAATTGTCATAatggacaaagaaaacatggtTCACATTTAACCTTGTTCATAAAGGTGATGCACAAATAATGCTCAGTTTACTGTGACTCTGCTCTCTACAGGAGCAGCTGTCCAGACATTTGGAAGAGCTACAGGCAGAGGGATCCAAGACTGAAGCCCACATCCAATCTCTGAAAAAGCGAAACACAGATCTCTCTGTAAGTATAGATCCAGACGCTGGCACTACTTCAAATAATTTACTTAAAGACATCAGAGTGCAGATACGCTCATTTAAATACACGGTCCACTCCATGTTCCTCTCTGTAGAAGCGCACAGAGACAATGAAGCAGCAGGTCCGCGAGCACTTTGAGAAAATGCGAGCCGTCCTAAAGCAGGATGAGCAGGCCGTTTTGGAGTCTCTGGAGCTGGACCTGAGACGAACTAGAAGTAGACTGGACCACGTTCTGAAGAGCTGGAAGCAGCACCAGGACCAGGTCACAAAAAGCATCGACAGCACCCAGAGAGCACTGAGCAagagctctgcagcagaggaagatgGGGAGGTCTGACTCATGTCTCTCAATACCACAGTTTGAAAACATTGTAACTGTAAACTGCTGTTTTAATCAGTGTCCCTGTCCCTTTTTCCCCTCAAGGGTCAGTCTGAGAATCTTAGGTAAAACACTGCACCATCAGATGAATCAATTTTTAGCTATATCCACCTCAGAGATCTTCTAGatctctctgactctgtttctcattttgtcTTGACTTCTCTTTGATCACTCTTTCAGTCCTAAGAAGCCAGACGCCTCTGAAGTGGAAATCCGACTGAATGAAGAGAGATTCTCAAGGCTTCTCAAAACTTTATCCTCTATCTCCAAAAAGCTGAAAGcccagctgcagaggaagaccCTGCTGTTAGGTACTGAGCTAATTGTATTCTTCATCTGCTGTAGTGAGTCAGGAAGTTCCAAACACAGGCAAAGGAGTTGTTTTCTATTTTGGCTCAGAGCCACCAAAATGACCACATTCCTCCATTATCCTCATTGGACAACATTATGTTCTGCTGTGACTTTGGATTCTGTGTTTGATTTACAGATTCATCCCCTGTGGTGATTGACAGACAGACGTGCCATAGCCAGATCACAGTGAACTCGGAGGGGCGGGCCATGTCCTTAGGCTCGGGCTCTGGAGACCCAGCTCCAGAGCATCCTCTCCAGTTTGATAAAGTGTGCTGTGCTCTGGGTTCTTCCCCCGTCACAGCAGGTCAGAATTACTGGGAGGTCGACGTACGCTGCAGCCCCGCCTGGGCTGTGGGCGTAGCCTACACCAGCATGCAGAGGAAGGGCCGAGACAAGGGCACCAAACTGGGCCGGAACAGGAACTCGTGGTGCGTAGAGCTCCGGAACAGCAGTGTGTCTGCTTGGCACAACGACCGACATGTGGCGTGTCAGGTGGTCGGGCAAAGACAGCTCAGAAAGGTGGGTGTGTGGGTCAATTATGACAAGGGTCAGCTGATATTTTATGACGCAGACACCATGGTTGTCCTGCAGAGGTTCTCCGCAGCCATGACACCGGTGTTCGACAGGGCTCATCACCACTTCACCGAGCCCCTGTTCCCTGCTGTACGGTTCCTGAGACCACCACAGAACCAGATGTGGCCAAACCACCTGGACATCTGTCCCCTCCACAATCTGTGATGTTCTAAGGATACTTCAGAGAATGGGCAAAATGGACAGTGATGTGCCGTGGAGCAGCTTTTAATAACCCACTTAGCAAAGAACGCTTTGAAATGAACCATGTAACATAATAATTtcgcttttttaaatgttatttttttggaaatcatattcatatattttcctGTCCGAACACAATATGTTGGGACAGGAAAATATGGGATTCTGCATCATCACTGGAGTGTGAGATTGTCCGCCAAAGtgattttttctgtttttcctgttaTGGCACATTTGATGTTTACTGTCGGTTCAAAGAATTAACTCTAACCCCTGTTAAgtcagcagagagcagagaaagGTGAAGTTGGGAGATTTTCAGAACAGGAAGACTGGCAGCATAAAGTCACAAGGCAGGACAGGACAGGCCCTGGATTAAGGAGAGACTGGCTCCTACCGCTGCCAGGAAAGCACCAAGACAGAGCAGCTGTATTAAACAGGGAAATATGCaacaagagaaaataagagaTATGACAAACTGACCTGAAATCAATATCCAGCAGCAGACTCTTCATTGGCTCATGTTTCTGCTCCAGGTTTCGCAGCTTGATCAGCTCCTGGAGTCtgacaccaacaacaacaatcatgaGTCAAACTGAtttcagtgtttaaaaaaaactattttttaaacaaGTATTCCCTTGTCTCCAATAAGGAGATTAGACTGGGTTCCTTTAATAGCTCTGACATTATTGTCTAACACAGTAATGTATAGACTATCAGTGCAGTACATTAGTGAGTGTGATGGACCCTTCTAACTACAGCCCCAGGAAACCAAACCAAAAGGTGAGGTGCATCATCAGGTAcgatctttttatttaatgccTGTCATTGATTAGTTCAGAATCTAGATGAGGGGGATAACATGCTATAAAGTTACATAACCAAATGGTATGTAGTGATAATGATGTAAATACAGAGgaagatgtttttcatttatttcagcatTGTGCATGACATTTTAATGGTTGACATCTAGGAGTAtctttatattctttatattggctatataaataatatagcCAATATATCCATATAATTTCATTATTCCATATGATGTCTTTTCttatcaatgttgtaaatattgttagtTTGTTGATGTGCTTGGTTAccatggcatctattgcacttctttacatcctgggagagggatccctcacacaTGACTCTCTAGGAGTTCAatgttttttccctgttaaagtttttttgtagtttttcctcacaaCAGAGGATTTCGCACCTTCTTAAGATCTATAAGCCAAAtattgatttgtgaatatgagctatactaataaaatttgattgattcacTTCAGAATTTTTTTATCTACTTAGTTTGTATTGGTTCCAAAAATCCAGTATCTACTGTCATATTTTTAGCACTTTACTacagagatgtgtttttgtgatttggCTGAACATTAAAAACAGGCTGAGCTGCCATAACTGAAACATGAGAGTATGTTCTAACTCAATGTCTCCCTCACCTGGGTGTGCCCACACACAGGACCTTCCTGTAGCCCAGACCAGCTAAGGTGTCCAGCAGAAAGTGTGCGCTGCGGTCGGTGAACAGGTACTGGGCGTTGCTCTTCTTGTTGTCCAGAGGACACAGCAGCATGCTGGGCCTCCTCAGCTGGGCTGCAGTGACACCTATGCATTGGTGAGAGGAGTGGGCCTCACGCTCTCCTGGCAGGAGCAGAGTCTGACAGTCCCGACAGAACGTCTTCTGATCCAGTGGGAGGGAGTCAAACTTCCTGAACCTGAGGGACAAGTTAAGAGTTGGGGCAAAAAACAAGTTggttaaaatgttcaaatgaatTTGACTATACAACCATGTACATTTTTTACCAACTCAGCCTATATCAAGCTGATAATGTCTTGTGAGCAGATAGTAAATGATTTGTGTAACATGTATCAGTCAACTTTCTATTGATTGCAACGAAAGTGTTCAGACCTGATATTAAAATGTCTCCAGTATGTCTCCTGTTACCAGACCTCACTTCTTCGctctatattatatcatattatttgtTTGTGATGACTAAATGATGTTTTTACCCAGATGTTTCTGATGAGAGTGACTTGGGAGGAACTGAATGAACTTATGAATGTACACAGCTAAGAAGAAAGATTTGAcccatttaagaaaagtatcaatCATGCGATGGTGTTGATATTTTAGCAGGGCGGATTTGCCttcacacagcaaaaataaCGGAGCCGTATGACTTCCCAGACCACCGTCCTGAAAAGAGACCTCTACTTTGTTGGAGACCATGAGATCCTGCAGTTGCCTTCTCACCTGGTACAGTACGTCTGGTGGCTGATCGGGGGTCTCTTTGACCGgttctctgcctctctggcCAACAGTCGGACCTCTGACACCTTCAGATCAAATAGACTCATGAATAAATGTCCACTGGCTCAATCAGAGTTTCAGATGTGTTCATATGAGCCACGTGTACCTTGTCATCCTCCCACTGGAAAAAACTGCagtcttttctgtctctgcaggctGAGCAGGCATAGAATCTCCGGCCCGTCTCCCCTCCTTTGCTGACCTTCTCAAACAGCAAGGTAGGACCTGACAAAACACACGTGGCATTTATTTGGACGTTACTCTGTCCTGAACAACCCTAACACACCTGTGTGCTGCGACTGTAGCGAGAGGTGGAGTAAACTGAAAAGAACACGGGTTTAAAAGTGAAAGGCAAATGAAGACGCATAGAAACTTTCAGGATTTCCTGAAGCGGGctggtgtgtttttcctttttctagCTGTGTGTACTCACCGTGCGGGCAACATGGCGCAGTTTTACCTCCTTCTAGGAGAATAACCTCAATCCCGAAGCTGTCATCGTTGTTCTCGGCCATGTCTTTAATATCTTTCATGTCACAGATCCGGTGAGATTTCACTTAATGCCTCTAACACGAGATTTCAGCCATGCTGCTCAGAGTCGCGCAACAATGACGTGATCAAGTTTTCGTCGCAATAAAAGCTGATTGGCTTGAAACCAAACCGCAGCATTTCTGCTGGGATCGCTCGATCATTTATTCTCTGTACATTAGtatgaggacattttgaaaCAGAATGTTCATATATATGCATAAACAGACTGTTTTTACTTATATATGCAGTTGTGCTATTCAAATAGCTGACACTTCTGTTAGTGACAGTCACGGTGCTCTTTGTTTACATGAGTTCAGTTGTAGTCCCAGATCAGCAGCACGCTGCTCATTAGgatgattgttttctttctgtaagaCTACAATTCCCATGTACCCCTTTCAGTCTGTGCACTGCGTTCATgccgagcagcagcagtttgcagCATGCACGCTGTTATCTAACATGAGACAGGAAGCTGGGCGGGTTGTCCTTTCAAAATGAAAGCATGCAGCCTCCCGGTTGTGAGCATCTGTCATTGTCATGCAGAATAAACTGaatcaaaacacatttatcaCATTGGGAACACTGCTCTCCCCCccttttccacacacacacacacacacacacacacacacacacacacacacacacacacacacacacatttattatgtttataTAACTCTATTCATTTAACTTAATGACTCAAACACAATTGCAATGATGATCAAATTTTGATTCAGTTTACAGGTGCTATGCATGAATagaattttgttttttcagaatCAGTAATCAGTTCAATCTGGTTGTGTTTTGGAAATTTGGTTTGTTGAAAGCTTGTGTTAGAATGGCATCAACTTCTGTTGAATTCAGGCAGGATTATGCAGTGGTTAGCAACATCACCTCACAACATGAAGCTCAGACCAGCTGAGGGTTTTCGGTGCTCTTTCTGTTTAATTAGTAATCACCACTTACTGACCTATGATCCCCAAGAACTAAATGACTTACTCAATTTGGGCTGTaaattcatctctctctctgaggtttctacgttctttttcccctgttaacatgtttttttt
It contains:
- the LOC109637651 gene encoding E3 ubiquitin-protein ligase TRIM62 isoform X2, producing the protein MSEKQSLSVGNGQSTTDLSEQRGVTVPRAGARNALQDGLCLTDWTPLESNSDRVVQPFPRSPKLQRKKGKAGKPSQEQLSRHLEELQAEGSKTEAHIQSLKKRNTDLSKRTETMKQQVREHFEKMRAVLKQDEQAVLESLELDLRRTRSRLDHVLKSWKQHQDQVTKSIDSTQRALSKSSAAEEDGEGQSENLSPKKPDASEVEIRLNEERFSRLLKTLSSISKKLKAQLQRKTLLLDSSPVVIDRQTCHSQITVNSEGRAMSLGSGSGDPAPEHPLQFDKVCCALGSSPVTAGQNYWEVDVRCSPAWAVGVAYTSMQRKGRDKGTKLGRNRNSWCVELRNSSVSAWHNDRHVACQVVGQRQLRKRFSAAMTPVFDRAHHHFTEPLFPAVRFLRPPQNQMWPNHLDICPLHNL
- the zcchc4 gene encoding rRNA N6-adenosine-methyltransferase ZCCHC4, yielding MKDIKDMAENNDDSFGIEVILLEGGKTAPCCPHGPTLLFEKVSKGGETGRRFYACSACRDRKDCSFFQWEDDKVSEVRLLAREAENRSKRPPISHQTYCTRFRKFDSLPLDQKTFCRDCQTLLLPGEREAHSSHQCIGVTAAQLRRPSMLLCPLDNKKSNAQYLFTDRSAHFLLDTLAGLGYRKVLCVGTPRLQELIKLRNLEQKHEPMKSLLLDIDFRYAQFYSQDEFCHYNMFNHHFFGGEASSAVLQAFLKECDKEKVVMVADPPFGGLVKPLANSFSLISQTWRKLQSSESSNADMPMMWIFPYFFEPRIRECLPSLTMLDYQVDYDNHPLYKHGKTGRKQSPVRLFTNICPKDVVLPKEEGYRFCSVCQRYVLSLNKHCAKCNVCPSKDGREWKHCSACEKCVKPSWKHCQTCGRCALPDHPCGQSEGKEGCFICGSLLHKRKACPRRDISRIRSHRSNTKKTGKNVPQHSVSKGKAKRKSGAARRAKKMAAQSV
- the LOC109637651 gene encoding E3 ubiquitin-protein ligase TRIM62 isoform X1 is translated as MSEKQSLSVGNGQSTTDLSEQRGVTVPRAGARNALQDGLCLTDWTPLESNSDRVVQPFPRSPKLQRKKGKAGKPSQEQLSRHLEELQAEGSKTEAHIQSLKKRNTDLSKRTETMKQQVREHFEKMRAVLKQDEQAVLESLELDLRRTRSRLDHVLKSWKQHQDQVTKSIDSTQRALSKSSAAEEDGEGQSENLSPKKPDASEVEIRLNEERFSRLLKTLSSISKKLKAQLQRKTLLLDSSPVVIDRQTCHSQITVNSEGRAMSLGSGSGDPAPEHPLQFDKVCCALGSSPVTAGQNYWEVDVRCSPAWAVGVAYTSMQRKGRDKGTKLGRNRNSWCVELRNSSVSAWHNDRHVACQVVGQRQLRKVGVWVNYDKGQLIFYDADTMVVLQRFSAAMTPVFDRAHHHFTEPLFPAVRFLRPPQNQMWPNHLDICPLHNL